Proteins encoded within one genomic window of Lynx canadensis isolate LIC74 chromosome B2, mLynCan4.pri.v2, whole genome shotgun sequence:
- the STMND1 gene encoding LOW QUALITY PROTEIN: stathmin domain-containing protein 1 (The sequence of the model RefSeq protein was modified relative to this genomic sequence to represent the inferred CDS: inserted 2 bases in 1 codon) gives MGCGPSQAAEDQTRVPAPKKGWDEGFKADVGVTYSVENLGPQIGAELPKDPLSSPEGLEIQAQLGSLPGTTTESPPFLSERNRRINSDLVTGGLIHNPQAPETRERQKSSDILEELIGQGIIQSHSKVLRNGESYDVMANVTEWPLRKPPARLKKLQLKKEAKAFTTNDLEEKVRAVEMHKKTKEEEIRKRLRSDRLLSPANHSDAAEPDXDPQGGKPLKGKKSHTASASASSDRNFSNEGFGLVESDVSYNQADDVFE, from the exons ATGGGCTGCGGACCTTCCCAGGCTGCCGAGGACCAGACACGCGTCCCCGCGCCCAAGAAGGGCTGGGATGAGGGATTTAAG GCTGATGTCGGTGTGACTTATTCCGTGGAGAACCTCGGGCCCCAGATTGGAGCTGAATTACCCAAGGACCCTTTGAGCAGCCCCGAGGGCCTGGAAATACAGGCTCAGTTGGGAAGTTTACCTGGAACCACAACAGAAAGTCCCCCATTTCTtagtgaaagaaacagaagaataaattcAG aCCTAGTGACCGGTGGATTGATCCATAACCCCCAAGCCCCCGAGACCCGAGAGCGACAAAAGTCATCAGACATTCTGGAGGAATTAATTGGTCAAGGAATAATACAAAGCCACAGCAAAGTACTTAGAAATGGAGAATCGTATGATGTCATG gCAAACGTGACCGAGTGGCCTCTGAGAAAGCCTCCAGCCAGGCTGAAAAAACTTCAGCTCAAAAAGGAAGCAAAGGCTTTCACAACGAACGATCTAGAAGAGAAGGTGCGAGCGGTGGAGATGCACAAGAAG actaaagaagaagaaataagaaaaaggctAAGGAGTGACCGACTTTTGTCCCCAGCCAATCATTCAGATGCAGCTGAGCCGGA TGACCCGCAGGGAGGAAAGCCTTTGAAAGGGAAGAAGAGTCATACGGCATCGGCATCGGCATCGAGTGATAGAAACTTCAGTAATGAAGGATTTGGGTTGGTGGAGTCAGATGTGTCTTACAACCAAGCAGATGATGTATTTGAATAA